Genomic window (Propionibacteriaceae bacterium ZF39):
GACGCCAGCGCCACCGCCTCGTTGCCGTCACGGGCCGACCCGACGACTTCCACTCCCGGCACTGTTCCGAGCAACGCCTCCAGCCCGGCCAGAAACACGGGGTGGTCATCGGCCACGATGACGCGCGTCATGCTTCTCCCCGCCCCAGCGGCAGCCGGGCGATGACCTCGGTTCCGCCTTCCTCGTGATCACGGACGGTCAGGGAGCCGCCCAGCTCGGTGGCTCGGTCGGTCATCGCCCGGATGCCGACTCCCGGTTGGGCCTCGCCCAGGCCACGGCCATCGTCGCCGACGCTCAGCACCAGCTCTTCTCTTTCGACCCGTCCCTCCACCGTCACCGTGTGCGCCTCCGCGTGCAGCACCACATTGCGGACTGCCTCGACGACGATCCGGTAGGCAGCGACTTCGGTCCGGGAGTCGAGCTCGTCCGGCACGTCGAGCGAGACCCGGCGTACCAACCCGTCGGCCAAGCTCGCCACCGCCACCTCGACCGCCTCGGCCAAGCCCGCCTCCCCCAACGCTGTCGGGCGCAGCTCGTCGATGAGCCGCCTGATCTCGGCGACCGCGCCCTCGGCGTCCGTGCCGATCGACTCCAGCTGCTCGACGACGCGACCGGGATCGGCACCCGACGAGACCAGGTTGTGCGCCGCCTCTGCCCGGAGCGTGATGCCACCCAGCACCGGCCCCAGCCCGTCGTGCAGATCGCGCTGCAGCCGAGCGCGCTCCTCCCTGCGCACGGTCCCCAACCGCTTCCGGCTCTCGGCCAGTCGCTCATCGGCATGCACGGCCCTCACCACCAGTGCGGCCGCATCCGCCACCTCGGACAGCACGGTCACATCCCGCGGCGAGAACGCCTCCCCCGCCGTCCGCTCCTGCGCGAGCAATCGGCCGACGCGACGGCCGCCGGTGAGGACGGGTACGCCGAGCACGGCAGCCGTGCCGCGCTCGCCGGCTTCGGCCACCACCCCTCCGTCCTCGTCCTCGAACCCGACCCACGGCAGCCGCAGCGCATGGGCGAGGCGGGCAGATACGTCGCCGAGAGTATCCAGCGGCCCCGCGGTCAACGTGGCCCGGAGGTCCGCGGCGACCGTCAACGGATCACCATTCGTGCCGAGGAGGAAGCGGTCGAACAGCCGCCGGATCAACCGATGCGTCGGGATCGCCGCCGCAGCCACCACCAGCCCGGCCACGACAGGCACCGCATCCCCGGCCAACCAGCGCACAGCGGCCACATAGGCCCCCACCAGCAGCCCGCCCGTCACGCCCAGCGACAGCACCGCCCGCGCGATCACCCCCAGCTCCCACAGCCGCCGGCGCAGGACCGCCACCGCGATCGCGGCTGGAAAGAGCAACGTTGCGAGCGCCAGCAGGGAATCAGCCGTATCGGTGCCGAGCAGCACCAGCGGTGCTGCCACCACGGTGAGCGCAGCGGCGGCCGCGATCCAGCGGAGCTGTTGCCGATCATGTACGCCGGCCCGGCGCCACCGCAGCACCGGCGCGAGGGCCGCGGCCACGGTCAGCAGCGGCAGCAGCAGGAACAGGGGTGACAGCAGCGCGTGAAGCAGTGGCCCGGCCGCAGCCAGCCCGATCGGGTTGTCAACCTCCAGGGTCGTCAGTCCGACCCGGCCGGGCAGGAAAGCCGTGGTCAGGAGCGTGAGTGCACCCCAGCCCAGCGCGGCGTACTCAACGAAGCGCCAGCCCCTCCCCGGGAGCCGGCCGTCAGGGAAGCGGAGGAGGACGAGGAGTATGCCCACCTGGGCGGGGACCCACATCCAGTTGGTGGCCCACAGCGCGACAGCTGGCAGGGCGAAACCGCTGTTGGCGGCCAGCGTGGCATAGCCGACGGTCGACATCGTGAGCAACTGGGCGATGCCGGCGCCGGCGAGCAGCCAGCCGAGGGCATGGCCCGGGCGTCGATGCATCAGGACCGCGCCGGTCAGGGTGAGGATGGTGAAGCCGACCGCCTGGACCCCGGCATTGACGCGGGAGACCACCGAATCGACGATGCCCTGCCCGGGCACTCCGATCACCATGCCGAGTGCGACCGAGCCGAGAGCGACGGCCAGCACGAACGCCCCGGCCCCGGCCCCGGCCAGCCGCGGCCGGGGCTCGGGGGTCAGAGTCTCGACCACGATGCCGCTCGTCACAGTGGAATTCTAGGCAGGAACGACGTCGGCCGACAGGGTCGCGTCGGCCGCTCGGGCGCGAGCAGCGGGCAGGATCCGGGTCAGGCACCACACCACCAGCCCTGCGCCCACCAGGGCAGCGCCACCCGGGCCGAGCACAGGCGTGGAAAGCGCGCCGAAAGCGATCAGGATGGCCGCCGGGATCCCCATGAGCCGGCGAACCACACCCACGACGGCGACCACGACCCAGGTCACCAACCACAGCACCCAGATCGCCATCATCGACAGCGCAAAGACATCGATCGCCTCCACGTCGAGGGCCGCGGGCGCGACCTCGGCCAGGAACGGGACGACGAAGGCCTGCACATAGACGGTCGCCATCTGTAGCATGACGGCGACGGTCAGGACGGTGATCAGCCAGCCGGGCAGCGTTCGGCCGGTTCGGCTACGCACCTGGCGGAGTCGCGGCACTGCCAGAGCCAGGGCGACCAGCACCACGAACGCGATCGTCTGGGAGGTGACGAACGGCCACTCGCCCCCATATTCCGACATGCGCTGGGCGGGGTTGGTGAGCATGAGGGGGGTGTACCAGGCGCCGTTGGCGATCATCAGCGCCCCGATGACGAGGAGGGCGAGCCCGGTGGCACGGGTGGAGGGCTGGGACATGGCAGGCCTTTCGATGGTCCGCCGACCAGTATCGGCGGACCACCACCGTCGCGCCTGCGCGTTCCCGGTCGCCAGAGGCCGTTTCCCTGGTACGCCGGGAAGTTCT
Coding sequences:
- a CDS encoding histidine kinase: MTSGIVVETLTPEPRPRLAGAGAGAFVLAVALGSVALGMVIGVPGQGIVDSVVSRVNAGVQAVGFTILTLTGAVLMHRRPGHALGWLLAGAGIAQLLTMSTVGYATLAANSGFALPAVALWATNWMWVPAQVGILLVLLRFPDGRLPGRGWRFVEYAALGWGALTLLTTAFLPGRVGLTTLEVDNPIGLAAAGPLLHALLSPLFLLLPLLTVAAALAPVLRWRRAGVHDRQQLRWIAAAAALTVVAAPLVLLGTDTADSLLALATLLFPAAIAVAVLRRRLWELGVIARAVLSLGVTGGLLVGAYVAAVRWLAGDAVPVVAGLVVAAAAIPTHRLIRRLFDRFLLGTNGDPLTVAADLRATLTAGPLDTLGDVSARLAHALRLPWVGFEDEDGGVVAEAGERGTAAVLGVPVLTGGRRVGRLLAQERTAGEAFSPRDVTVLSEVADAAALVVRAVHADERLAESRKRLGTVRREERARLQRDLHDGLGPVLGGITLRAEAAHNLVSSGADPGRVVEQLESIGTDAEGAVAEIRRLIDELRPTALGEAGLAEAVEVAVASLADGLVRRVSLDVPDELDSRTEVAAYRIVVEAVRNVVLHAEAHTVTVEGRVEREELVLSVGDDGRGLGEAQPGVGIRAMTDRATELGGSLTVRDHEEGGTEVIARLPLGRGEA